One window from the genome of Pungitius pungitius chromosome 14, fPunPun2.1, whole genome shotgun sequence encodes:
- the LOC119228160 gene encoding SERTA domain-containing protein 4, protein MTLVLSMNPFLDPEGDPPLSTYRPAWDAERCAASRRSSAPPPPPPPPPCASAEPPTRESPCRRVPDRVSVSRIAYFKRKFVEDDEPRFSFRTYCQTVAPVLEERAHVLRLSLEKMRFIDDPEAFLRRSVLVNNLLRRLRAEILLQSTDWCFPPNPAFAGGSCAPAPGANPAGQALHGALPARICLAPQAGPPFRKRFRVVRGGQGDLRPDCAQTCCCIYAAAAAAAAGHYLHLPFSVYDAALSACPTTPHSSPFFQLAGHSKLGMTVAREEHEDEEEDDEEEEEEEEEEENDEGEEEEEEEEEEEEEDDRVEAGPSLDVVKDKSSRKSRTKSSLGHTRTKEDTRMAEGGKEGEEGPQEEEEEEEEEEGGQEVRPRQSDSKATVKELHKVSSWHRRPQRQ, encoded by the exons ATGACCCTAGTTCTGTCCATGAATCCTTTCCTGGACCCAGAGGGAGACCCTCCTCTCTCCACCTACCGGCCCGCCTGGGACGCCGAGCGCTGCGCCGCGTCGCGCCGGTCGAgcgcgccgccgcctccgcctccgccgccgccgtgcgCCTCCGCGGAGCCGCCCACGCGAG AATCCCCCTGCAGGCGAGTTCCTGATCGCGTGTCGGTGTCGAGGATCGCGTACTTCAAGAGGAAGTTTGTTGAGGATGACGAGCCTCGATTCAGCTTCAGGACGTACTGCCAAACG GTGGCGCCGGTCCTGGAGGAGCGCGCCCACGTGCTGCGCCTCTCCCTGGAGAAGATGCGCTTCATCGACGACCCCGAGGCCTTCCTGCGGCGCTCCGTCCTGGTCAACAACCTCCTGCGGCGCCTGCGGGCTGAGATCCTCCTCCAGAGCACCGACTGGTGCTTCCCGCCCAACCCGGCGTTTGCCGGCGGCTCCTGCGCCCCGGCGCCCGGCGCCAACCCCGCCGGCCAGGCGCTCCACGGCGCCCTGCCCGCCCGGATCTGCCTCGCACCCCAAGCCGGGCCGCCCTTTCGTAAGCGCTTCCGGGTGGTCCGCGGGGGGCAGGGGGACCTCCGCCCCGACTGCGCCCAGACCTGCTGCTGCATCTACGccgcggccgccgccgccgcggcgggACACTACCTCCACCTCCCGTTCTCCGTGTACGACGCAGCTCTCTCGGCCTGCCCGACCACGCCGCactcttcccctttttttcaactAGCCGGCCATAGTAAGTTAGGGATGACAGTGGCCAGAGAAGAgcatgaagatgaggaggaagatgatgaagaggaggaggaggaggaggaggaagaggaaaatgatgaaggggaggaggaggaggaggaggaggaggaggaagaggaggaggatgatagAGTAGAAGCTGGTCCTTCCCTGGATGTTGTTAAGGACAAGTCGAGCCGGAAAAGTAGGACTAAGAGCTCGCTGGGACACACAAGGACAAAGGAGGACACCCGCATGGCggaaggggggaaggagggagaggaggggccgcaggaggaagaggaggaggaggaggaggaggaaggtgggcAGGAGGTGAGACCTCGTCAGTCGGACTCTAAGGCCACGGTAAAGGAGCTCCACAAGGTGAGCTCCTGGCACCGCAGGCCTCAGAGACAATGA